Genomic segment of Mucilaginibacter sabulilitoris:
TGTACTATATAAATAATTCTTACTACCTTAAGCCATTATTTAACCTATCATGAATACAAACCGACGCAAATTTATAACCACAACCGCCGCTCTTGCAGCCGGCACTATAGCAGCATCCGCCATGTCATCATCAGATCATCAAAAAGAAGAATTTCCGATAGTACATCACGTGTTTTTCTGGCTTAAAAACCCAGGGTCGACCGAAGACCGCGATAAACTGGTAGCCGGTGTGAAAACGTTATCAAAAATTGAAACCATAAAAAAACTGCGTGTAGGTGTTGTAGCCAGTACCGAAAAACGCGATGTGGTTGACAACAGTTGGGCCGTATCTGAACTCATGTTCTTTAGCGACCTTGCCGGACAAGCCACCTATCAAACCCACCCTATACACCTGGAGTTTATAAAAAACTGCAGTCACCTGTGGG
This window contains:
- a CDS encoding Dabb family protein, which produces MNTNRRKFITTTAALAAGTIAASAMSSSDHQKEEFPIVHHVFFWLKNPGSTEDRDKLVAGVKTLSKIETIKKLRVGVVASTEKRDVVDNSWAVSELMFFSDLAGQATYQTHPIHLEFIKNCSHLWEKVIVYDAIDV